One genomic segment of Amycolatopsis granulosa includes these proteins:
- a CDS encoding MazG family protein, with amino-acid sequence MTVVLLPYPDAGIPPAAVPFLRSAQAVYASGIDGGLADLLGAKPAPDDLTAEPGPIVLIAADETDPAVVALVRAGSRVIAQPAGSGLVEAARVMDRLRSPGGCPWDAEQTHDSLRQYLVEETYELLDAIEEGDRAALREELGDVLLQVLFHARVAAEDAGDPFDIDAVASGLVAKLVGRHPHVFTDAERVHTAAHQQVRWEELKQAEKQRESSVDGVALGQPAVALAGKLGQRTGRAGVPADLFPGGDTAAEQVFRLAAQARRDGIDPEGELRAVAKRFAAQVRAAERSARAAGLDPVVMDAGAWRAHWPQPNSGSPQ; translated from the coding sequence GTGACGGTCGTGCTCCTGCCGTATCCGGACGCCGGGATCCCGCCGGCCGCCGTGCCGTTCCTGCGCAGCGCCCAGGCGGTCTACGCGTCGGGCATCGACGGCGGGCTGGCCGATCTGCTGGGCGCGAAGCCCGCACCGGACGACCTGACCGCGGAACCCGGGCCGATCGTGCTGATCGCCGCGGACGAGACCGATCCCGCGGTGGTCGCCCTGGTGCGCGCCGGGTCGCGGGTGATCGCGCAGCCCGCCGGGTCGGGCCTGGTCGAGGCGGCGCGGGTGATGGACCGGTTGCGCTCGCCGGGCGGCTGCCCGTGGGACGCCGAGCAGACCCACGACTCGCTGCGGCAGTACCTCGTGGAGGAGACCTACGAACTGCTGGACGCGATCGAGGAGGGGGACCGCGCCGCGCTGCGCGAGGAGCTGGGCGACGTCCTGCTCCAGGTGCTCTTCCACGCCCGCGTCGCGGCCGAGGACGCCGGCGACCCGTTCGACATCGACGCGGTGGCGTCCGGGCTGGTGGCGAAGCTGGTCGGGCGGCACCCGCACGTGTTCACCGATGCCGAGCGCGTGCACACCGCCGCGCACCAGCAGGTGCGCTGGGAGGAGCTCAAGCAGGCCGAGAAACAACGCGAGTCCAGTGTGGACGGTGTGGCGCTGGGGCAGCCGGCGGTGGCGCTGGCCGGGAAACTCGGGCAGCGCACCGGCCGCGCCGGGGTGCCCGCGGACCTGTTCCCCGGCGGCGACACGGCCGCCGAGCAGGTGTTCCGGCTGGCCGCGCAGGCGCGCCGGGACGGGATTGATCCCGAGGGTGAGCTGCGCGCGGTGGCGAAGCGGTTCGCGGCGCAGGTGCGGGCGGCGGAGCGGTCGGCTCGTGCGGCTGGTCTTGATCCGGTGGTGATGGACGCCGGTGCCTGGCGGGCCCACTGGCCTCAGCCGAACAGCGGCTCGCCCCAGTAG
- the efeB gene encoding iron uptake transporter deferrochelatase/peroxidase subunit, which yields MTQVSRRRLLGFAGAGVALAGAGAAAGAGLDHALSAPEPHAAPGLVPFHGEHQAGIVTPTQEHLHFAALDVTTKDRAKLVSLLRKWTDAARRMTGGQEVVPNGAVGGSAAAPPGDTGEALDLPAASLTLTIGFGPSLFDDRFGLADRRPPALADLPAFPKDNLDPARSGGDLCIQACADDPQVAVHAVRNLVRIGFGTTEVRWSQLGFGRSASTSRSQVTPRNLFGFKDGTNNLKAEDTDALAQHVWVAPGDGPDWMTGGSYLVARRIRMHIETWDRSPLREQEQVVGRAKGTGAPLGQSAEFDPVDLHVGGANGEPLVPADAHIRLASAENLNGVRILRRGYNFVDGSDGVGHLEAGLFFICFNRDPRTQFVPMQKVLAAKDAMMEYLEHTGSALFAVPPGVTETGYWGEPLFG from the coding sequence ATGACCCAGGTGTCCCGTCGCCGTCTGCTGGGGTTCGCGGGTGCCGGTGTGGCCCTCGCCGGCGCCGGCGCGGCGGCCGGAGCCGGGCTGGACCACGCGTTGTCCGCTCCCGAGCCGCACGCGGCGCCCGGCCTCGTGCCGTTCCACGGCGAGCACCAGGCCGGCATCGTCACGCCCACGCAGGAACACCTGCACTTCGCCGCGCTCGACGTGACGACGAAGGACCGCGCGAAGCTGGTGTCGCTGCTGCGCAAGTGGACCGACGCGGCACGCCGGATGACCGGCGGCCAGGAGGTCGTGCCCAACGGTGCGGTCGGCGGTTCGGCCGCGGCCCCGCCCGGGGACACCGGTGAGGCGCTGGACCTGCCCGCCGCGTCGCTGACGCTGACGATCGGGTTCGGGCCGTCGTTGTTCGACGACCGGTTCGGGCTCGCGGACCGGCGTCCGCCGGCGCTGGCCGACCTGCCGGCGTTCCCGAAGGACAACCTGGACCCGGCCCGCAGCGGCGGTGACCTGTGCATCCAGGCGTGCGCCGACGACCCGCAGGTGGCCGTGCACGCGGTGCGCAACCTGGTGCGCATCGGCTTCGGCACCACCGAGGTGCGCTGGTCGCAGCTCGGGTTCGGGCGCAGCGCGTCGACCTCGCGATCGCAGGTGACGCCACGCAACCTGTTCGGCTTCAAGGACGGCACCAACAACCTCAAGGCCGAGGACACCGACGCGCTGGCGCAGCACGTGTGGGTCGCGCCGGGCGACGGCCCGGACTGGATGACCGGCGGCAGCTACCTGGTCGCCCGCCGCATCCGGATGCACATCGAGACGTGGGACCGCTCGCCGCTGCGTGAGCAGGAACAGGTCGTCGGCCGTGCCAAGGGCACCGGGGCGCCGCTGGGCCAGTCGGCCGAGTTCGACCCGGTCGACCTGCACGTCGGTGGGGCGAACGGCGAACCGCTGGTCCCGGCCGACGCCCACATCCGGCTGGCGTCCGCGGAGAACCTGAACGGCGTCCGGATCCTGCGCCGGGGCTACAACTTCGTGGACGGGTCCGACGGGGTCGGCCACCTCGAGGCCGGGTTGTTCTTCATCTGCTTCAACCGCGATCCGCGCACCCAGTTCGTGCCGATGCAGAAGGTGCTCGCGGCCAAGGACGCGATGATGGAGTACCTCGAGCACACGGGCTCGGCCCTGTTCGCGGTGCCGCCGGGCGTGACCGAGACCGGCTACTGGGGCGAGCCGCTGTTCGGCTGA
- the efeO gene encoding iron uptake system protein EfeO, whose translation MTLRKTPLVVAGSAALLALSACSGGDQKAAAGGPITVEATDTACTVSATTANAGNLSFEVTNKGTKVTEFYLYAQGDRIMGEVENIAPGLTRKLTIEVPDAGTYQTACKPGMSGDGIRGTFTVTGGASRQADTNTQLADATKSYATYVASQSDALLTETQKFADAVKSGNVADAKARYAPTRTYYERIEPVAEKFGELDPAIDVREADLEEGQQFTGFHRLEKDLWATGLQPDSGQIADKLVADVTTLVNQAKTIQLSALDLANGAKGLLDEVATGKITGEEETFSHTDLWDFQANLDGSKAAIQSLRPVLQERDPQLVSEVDTQVKNVQTLLDAQRSGDGFKYYTELTQDQIRQFASAVDALGEPLSKVAEVVAQ comes from the coding sequence GTGACCTTGCGCAAGACCCCCCTCGTTGTCGCGGGATCGGCCGCGCTGCTCGCGCTGTCCGCCTGCTCCGGCGGCGACCAGAAGGCAGCGGCCGGCGGCCCGATCACCGTCGAGGCCACCGACACCGCGTGCACGGTGTCGGCGACCACCGCGAACGCCGGGAACCTGTCGTTCGAGGTGACGAACAAGGGCACCAAGGTCACCGAGTTCTACCTCTACGCCCAGGGTGACCGAATCATGGGCGAGGTCGAGAACATCGCCCCCGGCCTGACCCGCAAACTGACCATCGAGGTGCCCGACGCCGGGACCTACCAGACCGCGTGCAAGCCCGGCATGAGCGGCGACGGCATCCGCGGCACGTTCACCGTGACCGGTGGCGCCAGCCGGCAGGCCGACACGAACACGCAGCTCGCCGACGCGACGAAGAGCTACGCGACATACGTGGCCAGCCAGAGCGACGCCCTGCTGACCGAGACGCAGAAGTTCGCCGACGCGGTCAAGTCCGGCAACGTCGCCGACGCCAAGGCGCGATACGCGCCCACCCGCACCTACTACGAGCGCATCGAGCCGGTCGCGGAGAAGTTCGGCGAGCTGGACCCGGCCATCGACGTCCGCGAGGCCGACCTGGAGGAGGGTCAGCAGTTCACCGGTTTCCACCGGCTGGAGAAGGACCTGTGGGCCACCGGCCTGCAGCCCGACAGCGGGCAGATCGCCGACAAGCTGGTCGCCGACGTGACCACCCTGGTCAACCAGGCGAAGACGATCCAGCTGTCCGCGCTCGACCTGGCCAACGGCGCCAAGGGCCTGCTCGACGAGGTCGCCACCGGCAAGATCACCGGCGAGGAGGAGACCTTCTCGCACACCGATCTGTGGGACTTCCAGGCGAACCTGGACGGCTCGAAGGCTGCCATCCAGTCGCTGCGCCCGGTGCTGCAGGAACGGGACCCGCAGCTGGTGTCCGAAGTGGACACCCAGGTCAAGAACGTGCAGACCCTGCTGGACGCGCAGCGCTCCGGCGACGGGTTCAAGTACTACACCGAGCTCACCCAGGACCAGATCCGGCAGTTCGCCTCCGCGGTGGACGCACTGGGCGAGCCGCTGAGCAAGGTCGCGGAGGTCGTCGCGCAATGA
- the efeU gene encoding iron uptake transporter permease EfeU produces MLFSSLLIGLREGLEAALVVSILVAFLVRTDRRSALRWVWPGIAAAVVLSVGVGAVLTFTTAQLSFEQQELLGGSLSIVAVGFVTAMIFWMRKASKSIAAELRGKMDHALAIGPLAVLLLSFLAVGREGLETAVFFYAAVQSAQGGTTEPLIGFAVGIAIAIALAYGLYRGAIRFNLGKFFTVTGVLLVFVAAGVLGYGLHDLQEAGFLPGLHALAFDASAAIPETSWYGALLKGIFNYSQQTTVLQAIAWVAYVAIVLPLFLRRPAAKTTPVVAGTKE; encoded by the coding sequence TTGTTGTTCTCCAGCCTGCTCATCGGCCTCCGGGAGGGCCTGGAGGCCGCCCTGGTCGTGAGCATCCTGGTCGCGTTCCTCGTCCGGACCGACCGGCGCTCGGCGCTGCGCTGGGTGTGGCCGGGCATCGCCGCGGCCGTCGTCCTCTCGGTCGGCGTCGGCGCGGTCCTGACCTTCACCACGGCCCAGCTGTCGTTCGAACAGCAGGAGCTGCTCGGCGGCAGCCTGTCGATCGTGGCCGTCGGGTTCGTCACCGCGATGATCTTCTGGATGCGCAAGGCGTCCAAGAGCATCGCCGCCGAGCTGCGCGGCAAGATGGACCACGCGCTCGCGATCGGTCCGCTCGCGGTCCTGCTCCTGTCGTTCCTCGCCGTCGGCCGCGAGGGGCTGGAGACCGCCGTCTTCTTCTACGCCGCGGTGCAGTCCGCGCAGGGCGGTACCACGGAGCCGCTGATCGGGTTCGCCGTCGGTATCGCCATCGCGATCGCCCTCGCCTACGGCCTCTACCGCGGGGCGATCCGGTTCAACCTGGGCAAGTTCTTCACCGTCACGGGCGTGCTGCTCGTGTTCGTCGCCGCCGGTGTGCTCGGCTACGGCCTGCACGACCTGCAGGAAGCCGGCTTCCTGCCCGGCCTGCACGCCCTCGCCTTCGACGCGTCCGCCGCCATCCCCGAGACCTCGTGGTACGGCGCGCTGCTCAAGGGCATCTTCAACTACTCGCAACAGACCACGGTGCTCCAGGCGATCGCCTGGGTCGCCTACGTCGCGATCGTGCTGCCGCTGTTCCTGCGGCGGCCCGCTGCCAAGACCACCCCCGTGGTGGCCGGTACCAAGGAGTGA
- a CDS encoding tetratricopeptide repeat protein, with protein sequence MDEAETPRGPAGRHPLHAFREAEDLVEKRRPLDALKALQPVLDSEPDKPSVQLLAGRAYFHSAQLNRAEQALTRVLELDPSDHYARFVLGRTLQRLGRLVEALGQLRMAWAMNPVPEYQDALSEVKARVRLQES encoded by the coding sequence ATGGATGAGGCAGAAACCCCGCGGGGACCAGCAGGCCGGCACCCGCTGCACGCGTTTCGCGAGGCGGAGGATCTCGTCGAGAAGCGGCGTCCGCTGGACGCCCTCAAGGCGCTGCAGCCGGTGCTGGACAGCGAACCGGACAAGCCCAGCGTCCAGCTGCTCGCCGGGCGCGCCTACTTCCACTCCGCCCAGCTCAACCGCGCCGAGCAGGCGTTGACGCGGGTGCTGGAACTCGATCCGTCCGACCACTACGCCCGCTTCGTGCTGGGCCGCACGCTGCAACGGCTGGGCCGGCTGGTCGAAGCGCTGGGACAGCTGCGCATGGCCTGGGCGATGAACCCGGTTCCCGAGTACCAGGACGCGTTGTCCGAGGTCAAGGCCCGGGTTCGGTTGCAGGAGAGCTGA
- a CDS encoding VOC family protein: protein MSEEPRYLGLSPYLYYTDATEALDWLVRVFGFTEKVRYVDASGHVFQAVVAAGDAEIVLAAVGADYWETKGVDRPVGQLNVVYVPDADAQYEHVCTALGEGCDVPPPQDQPYGARVFTVLDCGGNSWTFWQQISDTADLPSGWQEVRAGQ from the coding sequence ATGAGCGAAGAACCGCGGTATCTCGGACTCTCGCCCTACCTGTACTACACCGACGCCACGGAGGCGCTGGATTGGCTGGTGCGCGTGTTCGGCTTCACGGAGAAGGTCCGGTACGTGGACGCGTCCGGCCACGTCTTCCAGGCCGTGGTGGCCGCCGGTGACGCCGAGATCGTGCTCGCCGCGGTCGGCGCCGACTACTGGGAGACCAAGGGCGTCGACCGGCCGGTCGGGCAGCTCAACGTCGTGTACGTGCCCGACGCCGACGCGCAGTACGAGCACGTGTGCACGGCCCTGGGGGAGGGGTGCGACGTACCGCCGCCACAGGACCAGCCCTACGGTGCGCGGGTGTTCACGGTGCTGGACTGCGGGGGCAACAGCTGGACGTTCTGGCAGCAGATCTCCGACACCGCCGACCTGCCGTCGGGGTGGCAGGAGGTCCGCGCCGGCCAGTGA
- the eno gene encoding phosphopyruvate hydratase, which translates to MAVIEQVGAREILDSRGNPTVEVEVALDDGTLARAAVPSGASTGEHEAVELRDGDPKRYNGKGVERAVAAVLDEIGPELTGVDAVDQRIVDQKLVDLDGTPDKSRLGANALLGVSLAVAKAAAESAELELFRYLGGPNAHVLPVPMMNILNGGAHADTDVDIQEFMIAPIGAESFREALRWGTEVYHSLKSVLKARGLATGLGDEGGFAPNLSSNREALDLITTAIEKAGYAPGRDIALALDVAATEFFSAGSYTFEGSKRTAEQLAAYYQELVEAYPLVSIEDPLSEDDWDGWVALTQQIGERVQLVGDDLFVTNPDRLEDGINRGAANALLVKVNQIGTLSETLDAIALATSSGYKSMMSHRSGETEDTTIADLAVATGVGQIKTGAPARSERVAKYNQLLRIEEALGDAARYAGELAFPRFSTES; encoded by the coding sequence GTGGCGGTCATTGAGCAGGTAGGCGCGCGCGAGATCCTGGACTCGCGTGGCAACCCGACCGTTGAGGTGGAGGTGGCTCTCGACGACGGCACGCTGGCGCGGGCCGCCGTTCCCTCGGGCGCGTCCACCGGCGAGCACGAAGCCGTCGAGCTGCGCGACGGTGACCCGAAGCGCTACAACGGCAAGGGCGTCGAGCGCGCGGTCGCCGCGGTGCTCGACGAGATCGGTCCCGAGCTGACCGGGGTCGACGCCGTGGACCAGCGGATCGTCGACCAGAAGCTGGTCGACCTGGACGGCACCCCGGACAAGTCGCGGCTCGGTGCCAACGCCCTGCTCGGTGTTTCGCTGGCCGTCGCGAAGGCCGCCGCCGAGTCGGCCGAGCTGGAGCTGTTCCGCTACCTGGGCGGGCCGAACGCGCACGTGCTGCCGGTACCGATGATGAACATCCTCAACGGTGGCGCGCACGCCGACACCGACGTGGACATCCAGGAGTTCATGATCGCCCCGATCGGCGCGGAGTCCTTCCGCGAGGCGCTGCGCTGGGGCACGGAGGTCTACCACTCGCTCAAGTCGGTGCTCAAGGCCCGCGGCCTGGCCACCGGTCTGGGTGACGAGGGCGGGTTCGCGCCGAACCTGTCCAGCAACCGCGAGGCGCTGGACCTGATCACCACGGCGATCGAGAAGGCCGGGTACGCCCCGGGCCGCGACATCGCGCTGGCCCTGGACGTCGCCGCCACGGAGTTCTTCTCGGCCGGCTCCTACACGTTCGAGGGGAGCAAGCGGACCGCCGAGCAGCTGGCGGCCTACTACCAGGAGCTGGTGGAGGCGTACCCGCTGGTGTCGATCGAGGACCCGCTGTCCGAGGACGACTGGGACGGCTGGGTGGCGCTCACCCAGCAGATCGGCGAGCGGGTCCAGCTCGTCGGGGACGACCTGTTCGTCACCAACCCGGACCGGCTGGAGGACGGCATCAACCGCGGCGCGGCGAACGCGCTGCTGGTGAAGGTCAACCAGATCGGCACGCTGTCGGAGACCCTGGACGCGATCGCCCTGGCCACCTCCAGCGGCTACAAGTCGATGATGAGCCACCGCTCGGGCGAAACCGAGGACACCACGATCGCCGACCTCGCGGTCGCGACCGGTGTCGGCCAGATCAAGACCGGTGCCCCGGCCCGCAGCGAGCGCGTCGCGAAGTACAACCAGCTGCTGCGCATCGAGGAGGCCCTCGGTGACGCCGCCCGCTACGCCGGTGAGCTGGCCTTCCCGCGGTTCTCGACGGAGAGCTGA
- a CDS encoding FtsB family cell division protein produces MTQRGTQRARRPRRTEGSPARRAEGAPARRPQLARRVAAGKARLRRGPGGQGAAAARVLGMSTTRRAAVLAIVVCALAFTVAVPLRTYLAQRAEVAEQEQRQAELKHDVALLEQRKAAVSDPAQVEAEARRRLRYVMPGETPYVVQLPEDAPKPQEAAKPDPVVSGGAAWYQQLWSTVGG; encoded by the coding sequence ATGACGCAACGCGGAACCCAGCGCGCGCGGCGCCCCCGCCGCACGGAGGGCTCACCGGCCCGACGTGCGGAGGGGGCGCCCGCGCGCCGTCCGCAACTCGCCCGGCGGGTGGCCGCCGGGAAGGCGCGGCTGCGGCGCGGTCCGGGCGGCCAGGGCGCCGCCGCGGCGCGCGTGCTCGGCATGTCCACCACCCGCCGGGCCGCGGTGCTCGCGATCGTGGTGTGCGCGCTGGCGTTCACCGTTGCCGTGCCGTTGCGCACCTATCTGGCGCAGCGGGCCGAGGTCGCCGAGCAGGAGCAGCGGCAGGCGGAGCTGAAGCACGACGTTGCGCTGCTGGAGCAACGCAAGGCGGCGGTGTCGGATCCGGCGCAGGTCGAGGCGGAGGCCCGGCGGCGGCTGCGGTACGTCATGCCGGGCGAGACGCCCTACGTCGTGCAGCTGCCGGAGGACGCGCCGAAGCCGCAGGAGGCGGCGAAGCCCGATCCGGTGGTCTCCGGCGGCGCGGCGTGGTACCAGCAGTTGTGGAGCACCGTCGGCGGCTGA
- a CDS encoding DUF501 domain-containing protein: MSKTDLPSFEPVTEADRIIISEQLGRPARALRAVAARCPSGHPSVVQTNPRLENGTPFPTLYYLTCPRLTSLVGRLEASGIMKEMTDRLAVDEELAAAYRRAHESYLAQRDALEPLGHQVTAGGMPGRVKCLHVHLAHTLAMGPGVNPFGDETLELLKPDWPSGDCAA, encoded by the coding sequence GTGAGCAAGACGGACCTGCCCTCGTTCGAACCGGTCACCGAGGCCGACCGGATCATCATCTCCGAGCAGCTCGGCCGTCCCGCGCGTGCGCTGCGGGCGGTCGCGGCGCGCTGTCCGAGCGGGCACCCGTCCGTCGTGCAGACCAACCCGCGGCTGGAGAACGGCACCCCGTTCCCGACCCTGTACTACCTGACCTGCCCGCGGCTGACTTCGCTGGTCGGGCGCCTCGAGGCGTCCGGGATCATGAAGGAGATGACCGACCGGCTGGCGGTGGACGAGGAGCTGGCCGCGGCCTACCGCCGTGCGCACGAGTCGTACCTGGCGCAGCGGGACGCCCTCGAGCCGCTCGGACACCAGGTGACCGCCGGCGGCATGCCCGGACGGGTGAAGTGCCTGCACGTGCATCTCGCGCACACCCTCGCGATGGGGCCGGGCGTCAACCCGTTCGGCGACGAAACCCTCGAACTGCTCAAACCCGATTGGCCCAGCGGCGACTGCGCCGCCTGA
- a CDS encoding lytic transglycosylase domain-containing protein: MRRTRLKATNRKARRAGLANKATLAAMGGVLALLPAGLAGSGTQTWTSTAPAEQNRPAGLVQGVPPEMLQISVDGQLPQPPQPVPPEALPSGPLGIPGSALKAYRNAADLMRPERPGCHLDWALVASIGRIESNHARGGYVDAKGNTREPILGPELNGVGPVAAIRDTDHGRWDHDTVWDRAVGPTQFIPSTWAFYGADGNHDRVADPNNIYDATFATAGYLCSGGLDLGNPAQLRAAIYRYNNSDAYVETVIRWAEAYRSGVAPLPDSKVPVGAPSVPAAPAAPVAPPPPPTVLAAPPAATTPLPSQPPARSDGSSAPTTTTTPSTSPTTPGTTTTTTTTPATTTTTPTTTTTTTTTTVPPACATATTPTSTTTTTTTTPTSPSPSPCEPPVTGPATSTTGSPTGHTP; encoded by the coding sequence GTGCGCCGGACTCGTCTGAAGGCCACCAACCGCAAGGCGCGCAGAGCCGGGCTGGCCAACAAGGCCACGCTCGCCGCGATGGGCGGGGTGCTCGCCCTGCTCCCGGCCGGGCTGGCCGGGAGCGGCACCCAGACCTGGACCAGCACCGCGCCGGCCGAGCAGAACCGCCCGGCCGGCCTCGTGCAGGGCGTGCCACCGGAGATGCTCCAGATCAGCGTCGACGGCCAGCTCCCGCAGCCGCCGCAGCCGGTGCCGCCCGAGGCGCTGCCCTCCGGCCCGCTCGGCATCCCCGGCAGCGCGCTGAAGGCGTACCGCAACGCCGCCGACCTGATGCGGCCCGAGCGCCCGGGTTGCCACCTGGACTGGGCGCTCGTCGCGAGCATCGGCCGCATCGAGTCCAACCACGCGCGCGGCGGCTACGTCGACGCGAAGGGGAACACGCGCGAGCCGATCCTCGGCCCGGAGCTCAACGGCGTCGGCCCGGTGGCCGCGATCCGGGACACCGACCACGGCCGCTGGGACCACGACACCGTGTGGGACCGCGCGGTCGGGCCCACCCAGTTCATCCCCAGCACCTGGGCCTTCTACGGCGCGGACGGCAACCACGACCGCGTCGCCGACCCGAACAACATCTACGACGCCACTTTCGCGACCGCGGGCTACCTGTGCTCGGGTGGTCTGGACCTGGGGAACCCGGCCCAGTTGCGCGCCGCGATCTACCGCTACAACAACTCCGATGCCTATGTGGAAACGGTGATCCGCTGGGCCGAGGCGTACCGCAGTGGCGTCGCCCCGCTGCCGGACAGCAAGGTGCCGGTCGGCGCCCCGAGCGTCCCGGCGGCCCCGGCGGCCCCGGTCGCGCCGCCGCCACCGCCGACGGTCCTCGCCGCGCCCCCGGCGGCCACGACGCCGTTGCCGTCGCAGCCACCGGCGCGGTCGGACGGCAGCAGCGCCCCCACGACGACCACGACCCCCTCGACCAGCCCCACCACACCGGGCACCACAACGACGACGACCACCACACCGGCGACCACGACGACCACACCGACCACCACCACGACGACCACCACCACGACCGTGCCGCCGGCGTGTGCGACCGCCACCACGCCGACGTCCACGACGACCACTACTACGACCACACCCACCTCGCCGTCGCCGTCGCCGTGCGAGCCTCCGGTCACCGGCCCGGCGACCTCCACCACGGGATCGCCGACCGGGCACACCCCGTAG
- a CDS encoding Ppx/GppA phosphatase family protein — MPRVAAIDCGTNSIRLLVAELTERHDGTVDLRDLHREMRVVRLGQGVDATGRLAPEALERTRAALADYTIAARRKGVERVRMVATSATRDASNRDEFFAMTREVLGAEAEVISGDEEARLSFTGAVGEQDPDDGPFLVVDVGGGSTELVLGDWDGRRASVTAAKSVDVGCVRITERALKSDPPTSNEIVAAREFATGVLAEAFDAVDVSKARTWIGVAGTVTTLSAVAQELPRYDSERTHLSRLTPADITRVSGQLLEADHTARAANPVIHPGRVDVIGGGGLIVQILAEQIGLRGGPAELVVSEHDILDGIALSLA; from the coding sequence ATGCCCCGTGTTGCCGCGATCGACTGTGGAACCAACTCCATCCGCCTGCTGGTGGCCGAGCTGACCGAGCGTCACGACGGCACCGTCGACCTGCGTGACCTGCATCGGGAGATGCGGGTCGTGCGGCTCGGGCAGGGCGTGGACGCGACCGGCCGGCTCGCCCCGGAGGCGCTGGAGCGCACCCGCGCCGCGCTGGCCGACTACACCATCGCCGCCCGGCGCAAGGGTGTGGAGAGGGTGCGCATGGTCGCCACCTCGGCGACGCGCGACGCGAGCAACCGCGACGAGTTCTTCGCGATGACCCGCGAGGTGCTCGGCGCCGAGGCCGAGGTGATCAGCGGCGACGAGGAGGCCCGGTTGTCGTTCACCGGCGCGGTCGGTGAGCAGGACCCGGACGACGGCCCGTTCCTGGTGGTCGACGTCGGCGGCGGCTCCACCGAGCTGGTACTGGGCGACTGGGACGGCCGGCGCGCGTCGGTGACGGCGGCCAAGTCGGTGGACGTGGGCTGCGTGCGGATCACCGAGCGCGCCCTGAAGTCGGATCCGCCCACCTCGAACGAGATCGTCGCCGCACGCGAGTTCGCCACCGGTGTGCTGGCGGAGGCGTTCGACGCGGTGGACGTGTCGAAGGCCCGCACGTGGATCGGCGTGGCCGGCACCGTCACCACGTTGTCCGCGGTGGCCCAGGAGCTGCCGCGGTACGACTCCGAACGTACCCACCTGTCGCGCCTGACGCCCGCCGACATCACACGCGTGTCCGGGCAGCTGCTGGAGGCCGACCACACCGCGCGTGCCGCGAACCCGGTGATCCATCCCGGCCGGGTCGACGTGATCGGCGGTGGCGGGCTGATCGTGCAGATCCTCGCCGAGCAGATCGGCCTGCGCGGCGGCCCCGCCGAGCTGGTGGTCAGCGAGCACGACATCCTCGACGGCATCGCGCTCTCGCTCGCCTGA